One Solanum pennellii chromosome 10, SPENNV200 genomic region harbors:
- the LOC107032395 gene encoding hydroquinone glucosyltransferase-like translates to MANTQTLTQSQKPHIVMLPTPGMGHLIPLVEFAKQLILQHDFSITIILPTDGPISKSQNTFLSSLPSGLNYRLLPPVNFDDLSDDVLIETRISLTITRSLSSLREVFESLVKSHRVVAFVVDLFGTDAFDLANEFNVSPYMFYTTTATMLSLDLYFPELDQTVSCEYKDLQEPVCIPGCRPIHAKDLPDPLHDRKDDAYKWVLHHTKRFKMAHGIILNSFIDLEPETIKYLQEAYNNRPKIYSIGPLVLMDKKFDDDVSQCLTWLDKQPRGSVVYISFGSGGTLSHEQIIELAIGLEMSGQRFLLVIRCPNDRIPNGTYFNNQNSTNPLDFLPNGFLERTKGLGLVLANWAPQVQILSHVSVGGFLTHCGWNSILESIVCGVPLIAWPLFADQRTNAVMLIEDLKVALKPKIHDNGIVGRSEISEVVKELMEGEEGKEVCIRMKELKDAAKKVLSEDGSSTKALDELAFELKKCVT, encoded by the exons ATGGCAAATACACAAACCCTAACACAATCACAAAAACCCCATATAGTCATGCTACCAACACCAGGCATGGGTCACTTAATCCCTCTAGTTGAATTCGCCAAACAACTCATTTTACAACACGACTTCTCTATAACAATCATCCTCCCTACTGATGGCCCCATCTCGAAATCTCAAAACACTTTCCTTAGCTCCCTTCCCTCGGGCCTCAATTATCGCCTTCTCCCTCCTGTTAACTTCGATGATTTATCAGATGATGTTCTAATTGAAACACGTATTTCCCTTACTATAACTCgctctctttcttctttacgtGAGGTTTTTGAGTCTCTAGTCAAATCCCACAGAGTAGTGGCCTTTGTGGTTGATTTATTTGGTACTGATGCATTTGATTTAGCTAATGAGTTCAATGTGTCACCTTATATGTTCTATACTACCACGGCTACGATGTTATCTCTAGATTTGTATTTTCCGGAGCTTGATCAAACTGTTTCTTGTGAGTATAAAGACTTGCAAGAGCCTGTTTGTATTCCAG GATGCAGACCTATACACGCAAAGGATCTTCCGGACCCACTTCATGATAGAAAAGATGATGCATACAAATGGGTTCTTCACCATACTAAGAGGTTCAAAATGGCTCATGGCATTATCTTAAACAGCTTCATTGATTTGGAACCTGAAACAATTAAATATCTACAAGAGGCATATAACAATAGGCCAAAAATTTACTCTATTGGACCACTTGTATTAATGGATAAAAAATTTGATGATGACGTGTCACAATGTTTGACATGGCTTGACAAGCAGCCACGTGGATCAGTAGTCTATATTTCATTTGGGAGTGGTGGGACCCTCTCACATGAACAAATAATTGAACTAGCAATTGGATTAGAAATGAGTGGACAAAGATTTTTATTGGTAATTAGATGTCCAAATGATAGAATTCCAAATGGCACTTATTTCAACAACCAAAATTCAACTAACCCTCTTGATTTTTTACCTAATGGGTTCTTGGAAAGGACCAAAGGGTTAGGTCTTGTGTTGGCTAATTGGGCACCACAAGTTCAAATTCTCAGTCATGTGTCGGTTGGTGGATTTCTGACTCATTGTGGATGGAATTCGATTTTGGAGAGTATAGTTTGTGGTGTTCCACTTATTGCTTGGCCTCTCTTTGCAGACCAAAGAACGAATGCGGTAATGTTAATTGAAGATTTAAAAGTGGCACTAAAGCCGAAAATTCATGATAATGGTATCGTTGGGCGATCGGAAATTAGTGAAGTGGTGAAAGAATTGATGGAAGGTGAAGAGGGAAAAGAAGTGTGTATTAGAATGAAAGAGCTAAAAGATGCAGCAAAAAAGGTGTTGAGTGAAGATGGCTCTTCAACTAAAGCACTAGATGAACTTGCTTTTGAGTTGAAAAAATGTGTCACATAA
- the LOC107032642 gene encoding protein trichome birefringence-like 24 yields MTSPFVSFLLLFEGQDINIFVFQILERPKSMVTNKVVNKKKFSVIFVKFSLCLLLMGLAYRIFSSTSLQFSPLEVSHKDFPPENTLFPAPESGNLTVKMMDPSSRNGKCDLYVGDWVADTSGPFYTNQTCYSIEAHQNCMRNGRPDTGYLYWRWKPRDCELPKFNPKRFFHMTRHKSLAFIGDSIMRNHVQSLLCILSQEEKGVEVYHDKQYKSRRWYFPIHDLTLSVVWSPFLVNATVFEDDNGVSTDIIKLHLDKLDDVWTQQFDNFDYVVIAGGKWYLKTAVYYEKSKIVGCHNCKGKNITEVGFEYAYRKALNSTLKHITRSKHKTFTFFRTTTPDHFEKGEWNTGGYCNRTEPFKKGEIDMRDIDEAMRKIELDEFERALRISSEVGLTLKLFDTTFLSLLRADGHPGVYRQYQPFSGGNRLEKVQNDCLHWCLPGPIDSWNDLMMETLISILR; encoded by the exons ATGACTTCACCATTTGTTTCCTTTCTACTTCTCTTTGAAGGCCAAG acattaatatttttgtttttcaaatctTAGAGAGACCCAAAAGCATGGTTACCAACAAAGTTGTTAACAAGAAGAAATTTTCagtaatttttgtaaaattttctttatgtttaCTATTGATGGGTCTTGCTTATCGTATCTTCTCCTCCACCTCTCTGCAATTTTCTCCTCTTGAGGTTTCTCACAAGGATTTTCCACCGGAAAACACATTGTTCCCGGCGCCGGAATCCGGTAATCTTACCGTGAAGATGATGGACCCAAGTTCACGAAATG GAAAATGTGATTTATATGTAGGAGATTGGGTAGCAGATACCAGTGGTCCATTTTACACTAATCAAACTTGCTATTCCATTGAAGCTCACCAAAATTGTATGAGAAATGGGAGGCCTGATACTGGCTATCTTTACTGGAGATGGAAACCAAGAGATTGTGAGCTACCTAAGTTCAATCCCAAGAGGTTTTTTCATATGACGCGACACAAATCATTAGCCTTCATTGGTGATTCAATTATGCGCAATCATGTCCAGTCATTGCTCTGCATTCTCTCTCAG GAGGAAAAAGGTGTAGAGGTTTACCATGACAAGCAATACAAAAGCAGAAGATGGTATTTTCCAATTCATGACTTAACTCTTTCAGTTGTCTGGTCACCGTTTCTTGTAAACGCCACTGTATTTGAAGATGACAATGGAGTTTCAACGGATATCATCAAGCTCCATCTTGATAAACTTGACGATGTTTGGACTCAACAGTTTGACAATTTTGATTACGTAGTTATTGCTGGAGGGAAATGGTACTTGAAAACAGCAGTTTACTATGAGAAGAGTAAGATTGTTGGTTGCCACAACTGCAAAGGTAAGAACATAACTGAGGTTGGATTTGAATATGCATATCGCAAAGCACTGAACTCGACTCTGAAACACATCACAAGATCGAAGCACAAGACGTTTACTTTCTTTAGAACGACAACACCAGATCATTTTGAGAAGGGTGAATGGAACACTGGAGGTTATTGTAATAGAACAGAACCTTTCAAAAAAGGTGAGATTGACATGAGAGACATCGATGAGGCAATGCGTAAAATTGAGTTGGATGAATTTGAGAGAGCATTGAGAATAAGTTCAGAAGTTGGGTTGACATTAAAACTGTTTGACACTACTTTTCTTTCGTTGCTTCGGGCAGACGGTCACCCAGGAGTCTACAGACAATACCAGCCATTTTCTGGTGGAAACAGACTTGAAAAAGTTCAAAATGATTGTCTACATTGGTGCTTGCCTGGTCCAATAGACTCTTGGAATGATTTAATGATGGAAACTTTGATCAGCATTTTGAGATGA